Proteins encoded by one window of Anoplopoma fimbria isolate UVic2021 breed Golden Eagle Sablefish chromosome 23, Afim_UVic_2022, whole genome shotgun sequence:
- the phax gene encoding phosphorylated adapter RNA export protein produces the protein MAGGGDLMEGDLEDGEISGSGSDNEMGTTTAAAAQTRPQVPAAFSGQSFHDRAAAQHSAAAYRSTGRTVESSDSDPDSSDEEATVWRRKRQKVSKAPQQQACPTRPEPTRMPVPGAPGGRKVNNIWGSVVQEQCQDAVAAELGIFGMEGEVSMSSRNVETYNFVLARKIMEKERELEKLANDDGEVSMLDAQLEEYMKDRDSEERPGGDAKRKRPAKERLGPRAEMDIKGRYEITEDDSEDKVTDEIAHRLREPKKDLIERIVTIIGKKKAIELLGETATLEESGGVYTMDGSRRRTPGGVYLNLLKNTPSISKSQVRKIFFEEQQKDCKSKKAAQKRRRYMVAKKMKQAIGTLNLQEHDDVSRETFASDTNEALESLEDAADEEEEGQEEAAVGIEDTAAVVYNSADLEVF, from the coding sequence ATGGCTGGTGGTGGAGATCTAATGGAAGGTGATCTGGAAGATGGGGAGATTTCCGGGTCCGGCTCGGATAATGAGATGGGAACCACCACCGCCGCCGCAGCACAAACTCGACCCCAGGTTCCTGCAGCTTTTAGCGGCCAGTCCTTCCACGACAGAGCCGCTGCCCAGCACTCTGCAGCCGCCTACCGCAGCACTGGTAGGACGGTGGAGTCCAGCGACAGTGACCCAGACTCGTCGGACGAGGAGGCCACTGTTTGGCGCCGGAAGCGGCAGAAAGTCTCCAAAGCTCCCCAGCAGCAGGCCTGCCCCACCCGGCCAGAGCCGACCCGCATGCCCGTCCCCGGAGCACCGGGAGGCCGCAAGGTGAACAACATCTGGGGCTCTGTGGTCCAGGAGCAGTGCCAGGATGCCGTTGCTGCTGAGCTGGGCATATTTGGCATGGAAGGCGAAGTGAgcatgtccagcagaaatgtggaGACGTACAACTTCGTCCTGGCCCGTAAGATaatggagaaggagagggagctGGAGAAACTGGCGAATGATGACGGAGAGGTGAGCATGCTGGACGCCCAGCTGGAGGAGTACATGAAGGACCGGGACTCAGAGGAGAGGCCAGGAGGTGATGCCAAGAGGAAGAGGCCAGCTAAAGAGAGACTGGGCCCCAGGGCGGAGATGGACATCAAGGGCCGGTATGAGATCACAGAGGACGACTCTGAGGATAAGGTGACGGATGAGATAGCACACAGGCTGCGAGAGCCAAAAAAAGACCTGATAGAGCGTATCGTCACAATCATTGGTAAGAAGAAAGCCATAGAGCTGCTCGGAGAAACTGCCACGCTGGAGGAAAGCGGCGGTGTGTACACCATGGacggcagcaggaggaggacgcCTGGCGGGGTGTATCTCAACCTGCTGAAGAACACACCCAGCATCAGCAAGTCCCAGGTCCGCAAGATATTCTTTGAGGAACAGCAGAAAGATTGCAAGAGCAAGAAGGCGGCCCAGAAGAGGAGGCGGTACATGGTGGCCAAGAAGATGAAGCAGGCCATCGGCACACTGAACCTGCAGGAGCACGATGATGTCTCCAGGGAGACTTTTGCCAGTGACACTAATGAGGCCTTGGAGTCATTGGAGGATGCTGcggacgaggaagaggagggtcaGGAGGAAGCTGCTGTGGGCATTGAGGACACGGCAGCGGTGGTCTACAACTCTGCAGACCTGGAGGTCTTTTGA